Proteins from a genomic interval of Symmachiella macrocystis:
- a CDS encoding sulfatase family protein — MNRRLMLSPFFLWVTVIALTIFVKTPLTSCAAERPNIVVILADDQSYRDFGFTGNPLVHTPQIDQLAAASARYPNGYVPMSVCRPSLATILTGLYPHQHGIHFNHPPPGLRTMQKTMTADEYHQARATTDYLIQNVPTLPRILAQHGYACLQTGKHWEGSYQTAGFTHGMTRGLPAKRLGHVTGTREQANGEWVAHGNGDAGLVIGRETMQPIESFIEEYAGKIPFFVWYAPFLPHTPFDAPQRFHDLYKGRDIPKHLRPYYAEIARFDETVGQLMGFLSQHDILDDTLIVFASDNGFRPDERAPTRQNRRSKLSPFEDGLRTPILLCWPKTIKPAEHPQLVSTVDLVPTILAAAGLSAEITPRMRGRNLLPSARGDETLADQPAFGAIYPNDAQSLGAPSQHVRGRWIRWGDYKLLLPGPTKNPVKKSLFDLKHDPAEQNNLIDQADQTERIARMTQRLDEWWPPGDDSDVTQRKVNR, encoded by the coding sequence ATGAACAGACGACTGATGCTCTCGCCGTTCTTCCTCTGGGTGACGGTGATTGCGCTTACGATCTTCGTGAAAACGCCGCTAACAAGTTGCGCGGCGGAACGTCCGAACATTGTGGTGATTCTCGCCGACGACCAGTCGTATCGCGACTTTGGTTTTACCGGCAATCCGTTGGTGCACACGCCGCAGATCGATCAGTTGGCGGCCGCTTCGGCGCGGTATCCCAATGGCTATGTCCCCATGAGCGTTTGCCGACCGTCGTTGGCAACAATTTTGACCGGACTCTATCCGCATCAACACGGCATCCACTTCAATCACCCGCCACCGGGATTGAGGACGATGCAAAAAACGATGACGGCAGATGAGTACCACCAAGCGCGGGCAACGACGGACTATCTAATCCAAAACGTTCCCACGCTGCCGCGCATCTTGGCACAACACGGATATGCTTGCCTGCAAACGGGAAAGCATTGGGAGGGGAGTTATCAAACCGCTGGTTTCACGCACGGTATGACACGGGGCCTGCCGGCGAAACGACTGGGCCACGTCACCGGCACCCGCGAGCAAGCCAACGGCGAATGGGTGGCGCACGGCAACGGAGACGCCGGGCTGGTCATCGGTCGCGAAACGATGCAACCGATTGAAAGCTTCATTGAGGAATACGCCGGCAAGATACCATTTTTTGTCTGGTACGCCCCTTTTCTACCGCACACACCGTTCGACGCGCCGCAGCGTTTCCACGACTTGTATAAGGGCCGCGATATTCCGAAACACCTGCGGCCCTATTATGCGGAGATTGCGAGATTCGATGAGACCGTGGGGCAGCTGATGGGATTTCTTTCGCAACACGACATCCTGGATGACACCTTAATCGTGTTCGCTTCGGACAACGGTTTCCGTCCGGATGAGCGTGCCCCGACACGGCAGAATCGACGCTCCAAATTGTCCCCCTTTGAAGACGGTCTGCGCACGCCGATCTTGCTTTGCTGGCCAAAAACAATCAAACCGGCGGAGCACCCGCAATTGGTCAGTACGGTTGATCTTGTCCCAACAATTCTGGCAGCAGCGGGATTGTCCGCGGAGATCACACCACGCATGCGCGGCCGAAACCTGCTACCGTCGGCCAGAGGCGACGAAACACTCGCCGATCAACCGGCGTTTGGGGCGATCTATCCCAATGACGCGCAGAGCCTCGGCGCGCCCTCGCAGCACGTGCGCGGTCGCTGGATTCGTTGGGGGGACTACAAACTGTTACTCCCCGGCCCCACTAAAAACCCGGTCAAGAAAAGCCTCTTTGATCTGAAACATGATCCGGCTGAGCAAAACAACCTAATCGATCAAGCGGATCAAACCGAGCGGATCGCACGCATGACCCAACGGCTGGACGAATGGTGGCCGCCGGGAGATGACAGCGACGTCACGCAACGCAAGGTGAATCGTTAG
- a CDS encoding spermidine synthase, which translates to MATPQFEILAYEPTELGMLCLRRRELLCEPGTIVTEVTLNHEFLMSSYLTASERALSEIALRMHAGSELHVLVGGLGLGYTARAALGSPRVASCEVIEFLPQVIGWLEQGLVPLSDELNGEDRLQITRGDVYQYLAAAPPRKYDLILIDVDHSPEENLGTANGDFYTAQGLRLAKQHLAEGGLLGVWSYAEDSPFSEALRALFREVHIEPVTVFNNLIDVEQTDWLFFARD; encoded by the coding sequence GTGGCCACTCCGCAGTTCGAGATCCTCGCTTACGAGCCGACTGAGTTGGGCATGTTGTGTTTGCGGCGTCGTGAATTGTTGTGCGAACCGGGGACCATTGTCACGGAAGTGACGCTCAATCACGAATTTCTGATGAGCAGTTATCTGACCGCTTCGGAACGTGCGTTGTCGGAAATTGCGTTGCGGATGCATGCCGGATCGGAACTGCATGTCTTGGTTGGCGGCCTCGGTTTGGGGTATACGGCGCGAGCGGCGCTGGGGTCTCCGCGTGTGGCGAGTTGCGAGGTCATTGAGTTTCTTCCGCAGGTGATCGGTTGGCTGGAGCAAGGACTGGTGCCGTTGTCGGACGAATTGAACGGCGAAGACCGCTTGCAGATTACGCGCGGCGACGTCTATCAATATCTCGCCGCTGCTCCACCGCGAAAGTATGACCTGATTCTGATTGACGTGGATCACTCGCCCGAGGAAAATCTGGGGACGGCCAACGGCGATTTCTACACGGCCCAGGGGTTACGGTTAGCGAAGCAGCATCTCGCTGAAGGGGGGCTGCTGGGGGTTTGGTCGTATGCCGAAGACTCCCCGTTTTCCGAAGCGCTGCGCGCGTTGTTTCGTGAAGTGCACATCGAACCGGTGACCGTTTTCAATAACCTCATCGATGTCGAACAGACCGATTGGTTGTTCTTTGCCCGCGACTAA
- a CDS encoding NAD(P)/FAD-dependent oxidoreductase yields MSTQHDVVIIGAGPAGSTAATIMAQKGLDVVVIEREHFPRFHIGESLLPASVRIFERLGVHEPIRKAFVHKPGGKWLYGSIEVAGDFNKSDRKASFKDHPYSYLVERSIFDQILIQRSVECGADVRFGTEVNEVITENDRIVGVKCRDEEGDTAELRARLVIDATGLRALIPSKLGLREVTQPQRMGMYCQYAARPTRDDVQAGWFVGQMFYDGWTWLLRLPEDRFSVGVVMTVDRFQKSRLSPTDLLEKMVQENDLLNHGMTLDRQRISDVMVTGNMASSSQNLAGDGWVAVGDAAYFIDPCYSSGVHLAMKSAEMVADIVSTQTATEKISSAAFDGYQKEMRSHEKSVHHMVDAFYIASRNTSVQKMVTTFQGGYLNRRFVTFVGGDFLTNSRMIRNVHQISKVVKSIFGNNAAKSPENSPLYLIDPALNQDQDGRDSNKKAA; encoded by the coding sequence ATGAGTACGCAACATGATGTTGTGATCATAGGCGCAGGCCCCGCAGGAAGCACGGCCGCCACGATTATGGCCCAAAAAGGCCTGGATGTCGTCGTCATTGAGCGAGAACACTTTCCTCGATTTCATATTGGCGAATCACTCTTGCCGGCCTCAGTCCGCATCTTTGAACGGCTGGGCGTACACGAACCCATTCGCAAAGCGTTTGTGCACAAGCCGGGCGGAAAATGGCTGTACGGGTCGATCGAGGTGGCCGGCGATTTCAATAAATCGGATCGCAAAGCGAGTTTCAAAGACCATCCCTACTCCTACCTTGTCGAACGTTCGATCTTCGATCAGATTCTGATTCAGCGTTCCGTGGAGTGCGGCGCGGACGTCCGCTTTGGGACTGAAGTCAACGAAGTCATTACGGAAAACGACCGCATAGTCGGCGTGAAATGTCGCGACGAAGAGGGAGACACCGCCGAACTCCGCGCTCGGCTCGTGATCGACGCCACCGGTTTGCGAGCCTTGATCCCGTCGAAACTGGGGCTGCGTGAAGTTACCCAACCGCAGCGGATGGGGATGTATTGCCAATACGCCGCCCGTCCGACGCGCGACGATGTCCAAGCAGGTTGGTTTGTGGGACAGATGTTTTACGACGGTTGGACATGGTTGTTGCGTCTGCCGGAAGATCGGTTTTCGGTCGGCGTGGTGATGACAGTAGATCGCTTCCAAAAATCCCGCCTGTCACCGACCGATTTGCTGGAAAAAATGGTGCAAGAAAATGACCTGCTCAACCATGGGATGACGCTCGACCGTCAACGGATTTCGGACGTGATGGTCACCGGCAACATGGCTAGCAGCTCTCAAAATCTAGCGGGAGACGGATGGGTAGCTGTCGGAGACGCGGCCTATTTTATCGATCCTTGCTACTCATCCGGTGTGCATTTGGCGATGAAGTCAGCCGAAATGGTCGCCGACATCGTTAGTACTCAAACGGCCACAGAAAAGATTTCGAGCGCCGCCTTTGATGGTTACCAAAAAGAAATGCGTTCGCACGAAAAATCGGTGCATCACATGGTCGACGCATTTTATATCGCCAGTCGCAACACGTCGGTGCAAAAAATGGTGACCACCTTTCAAGGAGGCTACCTCAATCGCCGCTTTGTGACGTTTGTCGGTGGCGATTTTCTGACGAACTCACGCATGATCCGCAACGTGCATCAGATTTCCAAAGTCGTGAAGTCGATCTTCGGAAACAACGCCGCCAAAAGCCCGGAAAACTCGCCGTTGTATTTAATCGACCCCGCTTTGAATCAGGACCAAGACGGCCGCGATTCGAACAAGAAGGCCGCTTGA
- a CDS encoding Gfo/Idh/MocA family protein, which yields MPQAIKVGLLTHAQGAHVTAYLSALANSAACDEVVLADPSGRWEKEARKVLGDKLTQVYPDHNTLLESEHPEMVLVTMEAKLAPPVIDAALEADCHVFAEKPSCVRVEDFEPLVHKADSGHRNLMLALANRLNPEIAAARRMIANGVIGKIYGMEMHLVADQTRLTRESYQQQWFADKDRAGGGHLIWLGIHWLDLAMNITQSSVTEVAGFTANVGGQPINVEDSAAAALKFDNGTLGTLTSGYYLDKGYNSHIKIWGTGGWLHLESMKDEPLTWYTAKGAHAGEVQTWQGSKQPRGYTPFVDAAIKACAEMTDPPISNAESLRALKTVFAIYQASETGRTVQV from the coding sequence ATGCCCCAAGCCATTAAAGTCGGACTTCTCACGCATGCCCAAGGTGCGCATGTCACTGCTTATTTGAGTGCGTTAGCCAATTCCGCTGCGTGCGACGAAGTGGTCCTGGCCGATCCAAGTGGACGTTGGGAAAAAGAGGCGCGCAAAGTTCTTGGGGACAAACTCACGCAGGTCTATCCCGACCACAACACGCTACTGGAAAGTGAACACCCCGAAATGGTGTTGGTGACGATGGAAGCCAAACTAGCGCCCCCGGTGATCGACGCCGCCCTCGAAGCGGATTGCCACGTGTTTGCGGAAAAACCGTCCTGTGTCCGTGTGGAAGATTTCGAACCACTCGTGCACAAGGCGGACAGCGGGCATCGAAATCTGATGCTGGCATTGGCCAATCGATTGAATCCCGAAATCGCCGCAGCGCGACGGATGATCGCCAATGGGGTCATCGGCAAAATCTATGGGATGGAAATGCATCTGGTTGCCGACCAAACCCGGCTGACGCGCGAATCGTATCAGCAACAATGGTTTGCCGACAAAGATCGCGCGGGCGGGGGGCATTTGATTTGGTTGGGCATTCATTGGCTCGACTTGGCCATGAACATCACGCAATCCAGCGTTACTGAAGTCGCCGGTTTTACGGCAAATGTCGGTGGGCAACCGATCAATGTAGAGGACTCCGCCGCTGCGGCTCTGAAGTTTGACAACGGAACACTCGGCACGCTGACCTCGGGGTATTACCTCGACAAGGGGTATAACTCACATATAAAAATCTGGGGTACGGGCGGCTGGTTGCATCTGGAGTCGATGAAAGACGAACCGCTCACATGGTATACCGCCAAGGGCGCGCATGCGGGCGAAGTGCAGACGTGGCAAGGCTCGAAGCAGCCCCGTGGGTATACGCCGTTCGTCGACGCCGCTATCAAAGCGTGCGCCGAAATGACTGACCCACCGATCAGCAATGCGGAAAGTCTCCGCGCCTTGAAAACTGTTTTCGCAATTTATCAGGCGTCAGAAACGGGCCGCACAGTCCAGGTTTGA
- the hspQ gene encoding heat shock protein HspQ: MIAITPPPRPIFEPGQLVQHRRYGYRGVVVGRDEACQADAAWYAKNQTQPDRDQPWYHVLVHGSLSCTYAAAENLMADPSGRPIDHPMVPHFFSEFVDGHYVRNDEPWPG; encoded by the coding sequence ATGATTGCAATCACGCCTCCCCCACGACCGATTTTCGAACCTGGGCAATTGGTACAACATCGGCGATACGGCTATCGCGGCGTGGTTGTGGGTCGCGACGAAGCGTGTCAGGCGGACGCAGCTTGGTATGCCAAAAACCAAACGCAGCCCGACCGCGATCAACCTTGGTATCACGTGCTCGTTCATGGTTCGCTCAGCTGTACGTATGCCGCTGCGGAGAACCTGATGGCCGATCCCAGCGGGCGGCCGATTGATCATCCGATGGTGCCGCACTTTTTCAGTGAGTTCGTCGACGGACATTACGTACGCAATGACGAACCATGGCCGGGATGA